In Flammeovirgaceae bacterium 311, one DNA window encodes the following:
- a CDS encoding hypothetical protein (COG0750 Predicted membrane-associated Zn-dependent proteases 1), whose amino-acid sequence MFGIEDIPKFFLAFFLVLPIISFVHESGHVFFAWLMGAKNIKVVVGSGDVLFRKWILEVRKYYFWYGLCTFDNLKRNERFSNILIFSGGALFNAISAVVVIYLINNNFIEPGMVTYQFTYFSMYYIFFALLPMPYPGGSYSDGKIILDLIRNNNNIKEKIFRIHWDESKNKWCVMDYNGKLVQTFQDEEEALEKAHEVARNNRPSRLINSKSGEEKEVRNYPRIPL is encoded by the coding sequence ATGTTTGGCATAGAAGATATTCCAAAATTTTTTTTAGCCTTTTTTCTGGTGCTGCCTATTATTTCTTTTGTGCACGAATCAGGGCATGTTTTCTTTGCCTGGCTGATGGGCGCAAAAAACATCAAAGTTGTGGTAGGCTCTGGAGACGTTCTGTTCCGCAAATGGATTCTTGAAGTTCGAAAATACTATTTTTGGTACGGCCTCTGCACATTCGACAACCTGAAGCGAAATGAACGATTTAGTAATATCCTCATCTTTTCCGGGGGTGCACTCTTCAATGCTATTTCAGCAGTGGTAGTAATTTATTTGATCAATAATAATTTCATTGAGCCAGGCATGGTCACCTACCAGTTTACTTACTTCTCAATGTATTACATTTTTTTTGCGCTGTTGCCAATGCCCTATCCTGGAGGCAGCTATAGCGATGGAAAAATTATCCTTGATCTAATTCGAAACAACAACAATATCAAAGAGAAAATCTTTCGTATTCATTGGGATGAAAGTAAGAACAAGTGGTGTGTGATGGATTACAACGGAAAGCTGGTACAGACTTTCCAGGATGAGGAAGAGGCACTTGAAAAAGCTCATGAAGTAGCCCGAAATAATCGTCCCAGCCGCCTGATTAACAGCAAAAGCGGAGAAGAAAAAGAGGTTCGAAATTATCCTAGGATACCATTATAG
- a CDS encoding response regulator receiver domain-containing protein (COG0784 FOG: CheY-like receiver): MPVMDGFEFLEEATSTPELNLSQTKIYVTTSSVLPKDKEKVAAYPIAGFIPKPLNQNILKEILG; encoded by the coding sequence ATGCCCGTTATGGATGGCTTTGAGTTTCTTGAAGAAGCAACTTCTACTCCTGAATTGAATCTTAGTCAGACAAAGATTTATGTAACAACCAGTTCTGTCTTGCCTAAAGACAAAGAAAAGGTTGCTGCCTATCCCATTGCCGGATTTATTCCAAAACCTTTAAATCAGAATATTTTAAAAGAAATTTTAGGCTGA
- a CDS encoding multimeric flavodoxin WrbA (COG0655 Multimeric flavodoxin WrbA) — protein sequence MKNIKLAVIYYSATGTNYQLAKWAEAAATEAGATVKLCRIAELAPARAIEQNPAWKAHLELTKNVPEVSLDDLTWGDAYVFSIPTRYGAMPSQVKQFLDTTGSLWFTGKLSNKVVSAMASASNPHGGQEITLLSLYTTMFHWGAIIAAPGYTDPSIFAAGGNPYGTSVTAGVELKEETRQAVMHQVRRTLLVTYGVQQGLRMSTHREFQEV from the coding sequence ATGAAGAATATAAAATTGGCTGTAATTTACTACAGCGCGACCGGCACTAATTACCAATTGGCTAAATGGGCAGAAGCGGCTGCTACTGAAGCGGGTGCCACTGTGAAACTCTGCAGAATAGCGGAGCTTGCACCAGCCAGGGCAATTGAGCAAAACCCAGCATGGAAAGCGCATCTGGAGCTGACAAAGAATGTTCCGGAGGTGAGCCTGGATGATTTGACCTGGGGAGATGCTTATGTGTTCAGCATTCCTACCCGCTATGGTGCTATGCCATCACAGGTAAAGCAGTTCCTGGATACTACCGGAAGTCTATGGTTTACAGGTAAACTGTCCAATAAAGTGGTTAGTGCCATGGCCAGTGCCAGCAACCCGCATGGGGGGCAGGAAATAACTCTTTTGAGTCTTTATACGACCATGTTCCACTGGGGTGCAATCATTGCTGCTCCAGGGTATACAGATCCCAGTATTTTTGCTGCGGGAGGTAATCCTTATGGTACCAGTGTAACAGCAGGAGTGGAGCTGAAGGAAGAAACAAGGCAAGCCGTAATGCATCAGGTGAGAAGAACCCTACTGGTGACATATGGAGTACAACAGGGGCTGAGGATGAGTACTCACAGAGAATTTCAGGAAGTTTAA
- a CDS encoding choline/carnitine/betaine transporter (COG1292 Choline-glycine betaine transporter) codes for MSKVTRSDTKKSLGLEVNGAVFWPSIILLVIAITLVLIFRESAEIYFSELQATVTSSMGWLFILSVNFLIAFSLYLAFSKFGTIRLGGKEARPEFSTSSWLAMLFSAGMGIGLLFYSVAEPLTHFQTPPLGEPGTPEAARQAMNFTFLHYGFHPWATYAIVGLALAYFTYSRKLPLTMRSIFYPFLGERIHGVIGDVIDVLAVLATIFGLATSLGIGVSQIASGVHHVFPAIDNDVTTQISLIAGITAIATISVVTGVEKGVRILSEWNIRIAMFILVAVLFLGPTVFILGSYVQNTGSYLGNFLQLAFWNEAFSNRNWQGDWTVFYWAWWISWAPFVGIFIARVSKGRTIREFVLGVLIVPSLLSFLWMSVFGSTALRQALAGETAVAEAVAADMSTALFVFFEQLPFSTILSVIGILLVTGFFVTSSDSGSLVVDSLTSGGRVDSPVGIRVFWALAEGTIAAVLLLGGGLQALQTGVIITGLPFTLILLVMCYSLYRGLSEDLAEEKKLTTAQERKDYQQLITEMLAKRATKQQTHIPEGKKRRYSINLKHQEDDFN; via the coding sequence ATGAGTAAAGTAACTAGAAGCGATACCAAGAAGTCACTGGGCTTAGAAGTGAACGGAGCTGTGTTTTGGCCATCTATCATCCTGCTGGTCATTGCCATAACCCTTGTACTTATTTTCAGGGAGAGTGCAGAGATCTACTTTAGTGAGTTACAGGCTACAGTTACGTCCAGTATGGGCTGGCTGTTCATTTTGAGTGTTAATTTCTTGATAGCTTTTAGCCTATACCTGGCCTTTAGCAAGTTCGGAACTATACGCCTGGGTGGCAAAGAGGCCAGGCCGGAGTTCAGTACCTCTTCCTGGTTAGCCATGTTGTTTAGCGCCGGTATGGGTATCGGACTTTTGTTTTATAGCGTTGCAGAGCCCCTCACTCATTTCCAGACACCCCCACTTGGAGAGCCAGGTACACCGGAAGCAGCGCGGCAAGCGATGAATTTCACCTTTCTGCACTACGGTTTCCACCCCTGGGCTACTTACGCTATCGTAGGCCTGGCACTTGCCTACTTCACCTACAGCCGAAAGCTGCCTTTAACCATGCGCTCTATCTTTTATCCTTTCCTGGGGGAGCGTATCCATGGAGTTATTGGCGATGTAATTGATGTTCTGGCTGTACTGGCCACAATTTTTGGCTTGGCTACTTCTCTTGGCATTGGGGTGAGCCAAATAGCTTCCGGAGTGCATCATGTATTCCCTGCAATTGATAATGACGTAACGACACAGATCAGCCTGATTGCTGGTATCACGGCAATTGCCACCATTTCGGTGGTAACAGGCGTGGAAAAAGGAGTACGCATCTTGAGTGAGTGGAACATTCGCATTGCCATGTTCATATTAGTGGCTGTTCTGTTTCTGGGGCCTACTGTGTTTATCCTGGGCTCTTACGTGCAGAATACAGGTTCTTACCTGGGCAACTTCCTGCAACTGGCTTTCTGGAATGAGGCATTCTCTAACCGAAACTGGCAAGGTGACTGGACCGTCTTTTACTGGGCCTGGTGGATTTCATGGGCACCATTTGTTGGAATTTTCATCGCACGCGTGTCAAAAGGACGTACGATCCGCGAATTTGTGCTTGGCGTGCTGATCGTCCCTTCGCTCCTATCTTTTTTATGGATGTCGGTATTTGGAAGCACAGCACTGCGTCAGGCCCTTGCTGGTGAGACCGCCGTAGCCGAAGCTGTAGCTGCCGATATGTCAACAGCACTTTTTGTATTTTTTGAACAGCTTCCTTTTTCTACCATACTCTCTGTGATAGGGATATTGCTGGTGACAGGATTTTTTGTGACCTCATCCGACTCTGGCTCCCTAGTAGTAGACAGTTTGACCTCTGGTGGTAGGGTTGATTCTCCGGTAGGAATCCGCGTTTTTTGGGCGCTTGCAGAGGGAACGATTGCAGCAGTATTACTACTAGGTGGAGGACTACAGGCTTTGCAGACGGGGGTTATTATAACAGGTTTACCCTTCACCCTTATCTTATTAGTAATGTGTTATAGCCTATACAGGGGGCTAAGCGAAGACTTGGCAGAAGAGAAGAAGCTAACTACTGCACAAGAACGGAAAGATTACCAGCAACTCATAACAGAAATGCTGGCGAAGCGTGCTACAAAGCAGCAAACGCATATTCCAGAAGGAAAAAAAAGACGATACAGTATAAATTTAAAACATCAGGAAGATGATTTCAATTGA
- a CDS encoding insertion element iS1 1/5/6 protein insB (COG3677 Transposase and inactivated derivatives), with the protein MASRIFCGSPLRCSSCRKQFQQEYVNKGCCQQQRKQELKMLIRNCGLRDIAFITGVHRQTAVKILEQRVKQLSFKHWQSSYDQVQIDELYSFVESKENKQWLLYAYAPETDEVLAWQWGDRSWQTVELLFKQLDELQIELFCTDDWKAFAAVLPAEKHLIGKAGTKYIEAAAAFSFGR; encoded by the coding sequence ATGGCAAGCAGAATTTTCTGCGGTTCGCCGCTGCGATGCTCCAGCTGTAGAAAGCAATTCCAACAGGAGTATGTAAATAAGGGCTGCTGCCAGCAGCAGCGAAAGCAAGAACTGAAGATGCTCATCAGGAACTGTGGGCTCAGGGATATAGCATTTATCACTGGAGTACACAGACAAACAGCGGTAAAGATTCTGGAGCAAAGGGTGAAGCAGCTAAGCTTCAAGCACTGGCAAAGCAGCTATGATCAGGTGCAGATAGATGAACTATATAGCTTTGTTGAGAGCAAAGAAAACAAGCAGTGGCTCCTTTACGCCTATGCCCCTGAAACTGATGAGGTGCTGGCTTGGCAATGGGGAGACAGAAGCTGGCAAACCGTTGAGCTGCTTTTTAAGCAGTTGGATGAACTTCAAATTGAGCTCTTCTGCACCGATGACTGGAAAGCTTTCGCTGCTGTACTGCCTGCTGAAAAACACCTCATAGGAAAAGCAGGCACCAAGTACATTGAAGCGGCCGCCGCCTTTAGCTTTGGGAGGTAG
- a CDS encoding transposase IS116/IS110/IS902 family protein (COG3547 Transposase and inactivated derivatives), which yields MKFSFFIGVDISKKTLDFAVRDHYKLIFHLKVENSAAGLKEFKAECKAHEVELKHSLLCCEHTGLYSQCLLSLLSGDDCSLWLESSLRIKRSIGLQRGKNDKVDAIRISEYAFRYADKALLWQPEREVLLEIKQLVSLRKRLLNAKNALKVPLGELAGFQNKKLLKELEKLNKKPVEALEKQITTIEKKIRSLIKEDETLSQLFAWVTSVDGVGEVIFWEVITTTNEFKIFKCPRKFACYAGVSPFEHSSGTSIRGKTRVSQFANKKMKKLFHMGAMAAICKDGELANYYFRKVEEGKSKMAVLNAIRNKIIHRIFACVRDNRKYEKIYTTALV from the coding sequence ATGAAATTTTCTTTTTTCATCGGGGTAGACATTAGCAAAAAGACCTTAGACTTTGCTGTAAGAGATCACTACAAGCTTATTTTTCATCTAAAGGTGGAGAACTCTGCGGCTGGCCTTAAAGAGTTCAAAGCCGAATGTAAAGCACATGAGGTAGAATTAAAACACAGTCTTTTGTGCTGTGAGCATACTGGCCTTTACAGTCAATGCCTGCTTAGTCTGCTTTCTGGAGATGACTGTTCCCTGTGGCTGGAATCTTCCCTTCGAATCAAACGCTCCATAGGATTGCAAAGAGGTAAGAATGATAAAGTAGATGCCATCAGGATCAGTGAATATGCCTTCCGCTATGCTGATAAGGCCCTGCTCTGGCAGCCAGAGCGAGAAGTGCTACTGGAGATAAAGCAGCTTGTTTCGTTGAGGAAAAGGCTTCTTAACGCCAAGAATGCACTGAAAGTGCCTTTAGGAGAATTAGCTGGTTTCCAAAATAAGAAGCTTCTAAAAGAGCTGGAAAAACTGAATAAAAAGCCTGTTGAGGCACTGGAGAAGCAGATCACAACAATTGAGAAAAAGATCAGGAGTCTTATCAAAGAAGATGAAACGCTAAGCCAGCTTTTTGCATGGGTTACTTCTGTGGACGGCGTAGGTGAGGTGATTTTCTGGGAGGTTATCACTACCACTAACGAGTTTAAAATCTTTAAATGCCCCAGGAAATTTGCCTGCTACGCAGGCGTATCTCCATTTGAGCATTCTTCAGGAACTAGCATTAGGGGGAAGACCAGGGTCAGCCAGTTTGCTAACAAGAAAATGAAAAAACTCTTCCATATGGGAGCGATGGCAGCCATATGTAAAGACGGAGAATTAGCCAACTACTACTTCAGGAAAGTAGAAGAAGGAAAAAGCAAAATGGCTGTACTTAATGCCATTAGAAACAAGATCATTCACAGAATCTTTGCCTGCGTCAGAGACAACAGAAAATATGAAAAAATCTATACGACTGCGCTTGTTTGA
- a CDS encoding transposase, with translation MPVDGPPLRLNQAEIEFSALSRQCLKQRIGSLEKVKRIVANWQQYRNQLKRKIFWSYTSEDAR, from the coding sequence ATGCCAGTTGACGGTCCGCCGCTGCGGCTTAATCAAGCAGAAATTGAGTTCTCCGCTTTAAGCCGCCAGTGCCTAAAGCAAAGAATAGGATCTTTAGAAAAAGTGAAAAGAATTGTAGCCAATTGGCAGCAGTATAGAAACCAGCTAAAAAGGAAAATCTTCTGGAGCTATACCAGTGAAGATGCTCGTTAA
- a CDS encoding transposase (COG3335 Transposase and inactivated derivatives) encodes MQGILKKGRHSSRKIKRARVLLLLSERATAEESVDKADVGLSTVYQIWNRYLDEGKDAGKAIDERPRSGQPPKLTDEVKAHITAIACSKPPESIDHRTLQMIADKVVELEYVEKISTEAIRKYLKKTGPPGGLSSPGRKSSCGRRCGSSVR; translated from the coding sequence TTGCAGGGAATACTAAAGAAAGGCAGGCATTCTTCAAGGAAGATAAAGCGTGCCAGAGTACTGCTGCTTCTGTCAGAGAGAGCCACAGCTGAAGAAAGCGTAGACAAAGCGGATGTAGGCTTGTCAACAGTATATCAGATCTGGAACAGGTATTTAGATGAGGGTAAAGATGCTGGTAAGGCTATAGATGAGAGGCCTCGTTCTGGTCAGCCTCCAAAACTTACTGATGAAGTAAAGGCGCACATTACCGCTATTGCCTGCAGCAAGCCTCCTGAAAGTATTGATCATCGGACGCTGCAGATGATTGCTGATAAAGTAGTAGAGCTGGAGTATGTGGAAAAGATTTCTACCGAGGCTATCAGGAAGTACTTGAAAAAAACGGGGCCGCCCGGCGGCTTATCAAGCCCTGGCAGAAAAAGCAGTTGCGGCCGCCGCTGCGGATCATCAGTGAGGTAG
- a CDS encoding universal stress protein family protein (COG0589 Universal stress protein UspA and related nucleotide-binding proteins), protein MISIDAMMVCLHLSDIDNKLVAFTQSICQRLQVKKVYFVHNVKTAELSEDFRETFGDVDLSKEVEASIADIVAEHFTGGCEHEILVSEEPNTEMMMTDLVKRYGVKLTLLGKRMSEKSTGALGTRLLHILPCSILVFPETASFNIERVLTPIDFSDASIHALRLSKSLSNQLGLDLEIMHVYKLPTQLFPLVSEEKAVRKAEEEVRVRFRKLQKSHQEIADVPYTLVRAAGKSRAERICLRLSKGKYDLLVLGLKGKKPIPSLSLDSVPTKIYNMDIDTPLWLVYSEEVIK, encoded by the coding sequence ATGATTTCAATTGACGCCATGATGGTTTGCCTTCACCTAAGCGATATAGATAATAAACTGGTGGCTTTCACGCAATCTATCTGCCAGCGCCTACAGGTAAAAAAGGTTTATTTTGTTCATAATGTTAAGACAGCCGAACTGAGTGAGGATTTCCGGGAAACCTTCGGAGATGTTGACCTTAGTAAAGAGGTGGAGGCAAGCATAGCCGATATCGTGGCGGAGCATTTTACCGGAGGCTGCGAGCATGAGATACTGGTGAGTGAAGAACCAAATACAGAAATGATGATGACTGACCTGGTGAAACGTTATGGGGTGAAGCTGACGCTGTTAGGTAAGCGGATGAGTGAAAAAAGCACAGGGGCGCTGGGTACAAGGCTACTGCATATATTACCTTGCAGTATACTGGTTTTTCCGGAAACAGCCAGTTTTAACATTGAACGGGTACTTACACCAATTGATTTTTCCGACGCCTCGATACATGCCTTGAGGCTAAGCAAAAGTCTTTCTAACCAACTGGGGCTAGACCTGGAGATCATGCATGTTTATAAATTGCCTACACAACTCTTTCCACTGGTGTCAGAGGAAAAGGCCGTTCGAAAAGCTGAAGAAGAGGTCAGAGTCAGGTTCAGGAAACTGCAGAAAAGCCACCAAGAGATAGCTGATGTGCCTTACACGCTGGTGCGCGCAGCAGGAAAAAGCAGGGCCGAGCGGATTTGCCTTCGGTTAAGCAAAGGAAAGTATGATCTGCTGGTACTTGGCCTGAAGGGGAAAAAACCGATCCCATCGCTTAGTTTGGACAGTGTTCCAACAAAAATATACAACATGGACATTGATACCCCACTTTGGCTGGTGTATTCAGAGGAAGTAATTAAGTAA
- a CDS encoding alpha/beta hydrolase (COG0596 Predicted hydrolases or acyltransferases (alpha/beta hydrolase superfamily)), giving the protein MFPSSIKIIFRAIGALSVLICLTSCEIEEDDEIMFLRHKGADMPIWVRGNVESNVFVLFLHGGPGSTSYIEALSHSFRETEKQYAMVYWDQRASGVSQGKSSISLLTTDQFVEDLDLVIRLIEHKYKNASIFLLGHSWGGLLGTMYLTHHSPRPSIKGWIEVDGGHNLSQHAFQLSEEYVLEYANKILSEPLSSKDRKYWEGAINFYVQTSMWNTSNIVTHETYISKSKGKIYDPDLSFVGINEIFFSEGDFLAILKQNAQVVENLNIWGVDYTQRLHEIEIPTLVLWGKHDGILPLRLGIEAKEAYGLADDLFIVFENSAHNPHLEEPEYFNQVLLKFIKSVL; this is encoded by the coding sequence ATGTTTCCATCTTCTATTAAAATCATATTTAGGGCGATCGGTGCTCTATCAGTACTCATTTGTTTAACATCATGCGAAATTGAAGAAGATGATGAGATTATGTTCCTCAGACACAAGGGCGCGGATATGCCCATTTGGGTTCGTGGCAATGTAGAGTCAAATGTCTTTGTTCTATTTTTACATGGAGGACCTGGAAGCACCAGTTACATAGAGGCACTAAGCCATTCTTTTAGAGAAACTGAAAAACAATATGCGATGGTATATTGGGACCAGCGAGCTTCAGGTGTGAGCCAGGGAAAATCATCAATCTCACTACTTACTACAGATCAATTTGTTGAGGATCTCGATTTGGTGATTAGGTTAATCGAACATAAATATAAAAACGCATCAATATTTCTATTAGGACATAGCTGGGGAGGGCTGCTCGGAACGATGTATCTTACCCATCACTCCCCAAGACCTTCAATAAAAGGGTGGATAGAAGTAGATGGAGGTCATAACTTAAGTCAACATGCCTTTCAGCTATCCGAAGAATATGTTCTTGAATATGCCAACAAAATTTTATCTGAGCCTTTATCTAGTAAAGATAGAAAGTATTGGGAAGGTGCCATAAATTTCTATGTCCAGACTTCCATGTGGAACACATCAAATATCGTTACTCATGAAACCTATATTTCTAAATCAAAGGGTAAAATTTACGATCCTGATTTATCATTTGTAGGAATCAATGAGATTTTCTTTTCAGAAGGTGATTTTCTAGCTATACTTAAGCAAAACGCACAAGTTGTTGAAAATTTGAATATATGGGGAGTGGATTATACTCAAAGGTTGCATGAGATTGAAATACCTACTCTAGTATTGTGGGGCAAACACGATGGTATTCTGCCTCTACGATTGGGTATCGAAGCGAAAGAAGCTTACGGTCTTGCGGATGATTTATTCATTGTTTTCGAAAATTCTGCCCATAATCCTCATCTGGAAGAGCCAGAATATTTTAATCAGGTGCTTCTCAAGTTTATAAAATCAGTTCTTTAA
- a CDS encoding hypothetical protein (COG0793 Periplasmic protease): MRHNLLLLLLFCAPQILLAQGGLPQFSATDVREDLKYMYSTLEKAHYNLYAFVPKKRHDAVYKQLAASITADSLNLLETTRLLQRFAATGNVGHCEVDFPVQPYIAYAQKGGTVFPLELAFEVGRAYVRKNHGDSTQVQVGSQVLSINGIPIQKLLRHIHPYLSAERPYFKDVKVEFFSFPRLYWSAFGEQPSFHLNVIGTDGKVATPTLKAITVMDYETRRGGELLSSDRTFRYLNGAAYISPGGFSSSEADGESKFKAFIDSAFTDIRSKGTPTLIVDLRNNAGGHNAYSDHLLAYLADKPFKWHSSFSVKTSAVLKEQTRRQADTTDAFSLAILRHPDGAVFPFEFEPYQPVAAEKRYRGKVYVLINRQTHSMAAVAAAQVKDYGFGILAGEETGDVPTTYASQFSFELPRTGITVKLPKSYFVRPSGDDAVKGVQPDVVVRDHLLGGRDEVLEKVLGMIN, encoded by the coding sequence ATGAGGCACAACCTGCTTCTGCTGCTACTTTTCTGTGCCCCCCAAATCCTGCTGGCCCAGGGAGGTCTGCCGCAGTTTTCCGCCACGGACGTGAGGGAGGACCTGAAGTACATGTACAGCACCCTGGAGAAAGCGCATTACAACCTATATGCCTTCGTGCCCAAAAAGCGGCACGACGCTGTCTACAAGCAACTAGCAGCCTCCATCACAGCGGATTCACTCAACTTGCTGGAGACAACCAGGCTGTTACAGCGCTTTGCGGCCACAGGCAACGTGGGCCACTGCGAGGTGGACTTCCCGGTGCAGCCCTACATCGCCTATGCTCAGAAAGGAGGCACGGTGTTTCCGCTGGAGCTGGCTTTTGAAGTTGGCAGGGCGTATGTACGCAAAAACCACGGGGACAGCACGCAGGTGCAGGTGGGCAGTCAGGTACTCAGCATCAACGGCATCCCCATCCAGAAACTACTACGGCATATACACCCCTACCTCTCGGCTGAGCGGCCCTACTTCAAGGATGTGAAGGTTGAGTTCTTTTCATTCCCCAGGCTCTACTGGTCAGCATTCGGAGAGCAGCCTTCTTTTCATTTAAACGTCATAGGCACGGACGGGAAAGTGGCTACTCCTACCTTGAAGGCCATCACGGTAATGGACTATGAGACCAGGCGTGGCGGTGAGCTCCTCAGCAGCGATCGCACCTTCAGGTACCTGAACGGGGCAGCCTATATCAGTCCAGGCGGGTTCAGTTCCTCGGAAGCAGACGGCGAGTCGAAATTCAAGGCTTTCATCGATTCTGCCTTCACCGACATCCGGTCAAAGGGAACTCCTACACTAATCGTGGACCTGCGCAACAATGCCGGCGGGCACAACGCCTATAGCGACCACCTACTCGCTTACCTTGCGGACAAGCCCTTCAAGTGGCACTCCAGCTTCTCAGTAAAGACAAGCGCCGTGCTCAAGGAGCAGACCAGGCGGCAGGCCGACACCACCGATGCTTTTTCCCTGGCGATTCTGCGACACCCGGACGGGGCAGTTTTCCCATTTGAGTTCGAGCCCTACCAGCCCGTGGCAGCAGAGAAACGGTACAGGGGCAAGGTATATGTGCTGATCAACAGGCAGACCCACTCCATGGCTGCCGTGGCGGCTGCGCAGGTGAAGGACTACGGTTTTGGTATCCTCGCGGGGGAGGAGACAGGCGATGTGCCCACCACCTACGCCTCCCAATTCTCTTTTGAGCTGCCCCGTACCGGCATTACGGTCAAGCTGCCCAAGAGCTACTTTGTGAGGCCAAGCGGCGATGATGCTGTCAAGGGTGTTCAGCCTGACGTAGTAGTGCGGGACCACCTGCTCGGGGGCAGGGACGAGGTGCTGGAAAAGGTGCTGGGTATGATCAATTAG
- a CDS encoding arylamine N-acetyltransferase (COG2162 Arylamine N-acetyltransferase), producing the protein MKLPNYLHRIGYDQTPAVTEETLFALHKAHVLQVPFENLDVIAKIPIELDQERFYHKIVTNGRGGICYELNGAFKLLLDSIGIESFFISCNVYVPAMDFYGADFGHIALITKLGEEQYLVDVGFGDVFIEPLKLLYDSPQEQFGTFYRFSRLTGGEVLLEKSEDGVEYRKMFKFKAIPRQLQEFAALCEFHQHAPQAPFNKQAICTRPTPEGRVTLTPNTLIVSHGKDKQEHAIASEDTFNELLAQHFNIKLQPSF; encoded by the coding sequence ATGAAACTACCTAACTATCTCCATCGGATCGGATACGATCAAACCCCTGCCGTAACGGAAGAAACCTTATTTGCTCTGCACAAGGCCCATGTACTACAGGTTCCCTTTGAAAACCTGGATGTAATTGCAAAAATCCCTATCGAGCTTGACCAGGAGCGCTTTTATCATAAAATTGTCACCAACGGGCGCGGTGGCATTTGCTACGAGCTGAATGGAGCCTTTAAACTGCTGCTCGATAGCATCGGCATTGAATCCTTCTTTATTTCCTGTAATGTGTATGTGCCTGCCATGGATTTTTATGGCGCAGATTTCGGTCACATTGCCCTAATCACCAAATTGGGAGAGGAGCAGTACCTGGTAGATGTTGGGTTTGGCGATGTCTTTATTGAACCACTGAAGCTGTTGTACGACAGCCCGCAAGAGCAGTTCGGTACCTTTTACCGTTTCAGCAGGCTAACAGGAGGAGAAGTGTTGCTTGAAAAATCTGAAGATGGTGTGGAGTATCGAAAAATGTTCAAGTTTAAAGCTATACCCAGGCAACTGCAGGAATTTGCGGCTTTATGTGAATTTCATCAGCATGCTCCGCAGGCACCCTTCAATAAACAGGCCATTTGTACACGCCCTACACCAGAGGGTAGAGTAACTCTCACACCTAATACCCTCATCGTTAGCCACGGGAAAGATAAGCAGGAGCATGCCATTGCTTCTGAGGATACATTTAACGAGCTGCTGGCACAGCACTTTAACATTAAGCTTCAGCCCTCCTTTTAA
- a CDS encoding helix-turn-helix domain-containing protein (COG2207 AraC-type DNA-binding domain-containing proteins) — translation MLGTGGKISIQVVLAQASCSARVLQKRFADAVGLSLKQFLAIVRLSGVVDQITYLETEDITLTGLTLEYDYYDSHISLTTRTTPCKFKPSLYLLSLKK, via the coding sequence ATGCTGGGGACCGGCGGGAAAATTTCCATTCAGGTCGTACTGGCACAGGCGAGCTGTTCGGCAAGGGTGCTGCAGAAGCGCTTCGCTGACGCCGTGGGCCTGAGCCTAAAGCAGTTCTTGGCAATTGTCCGGCTGAGCGGCGTGGTGGACCAGATTACTTACCTGGAAACAGAGGATATCACCCTTACCGGATTGACCCTGGAGTATGACTATTACGACAGTCACATTTCACTAACCACCCGGACCACCCCCTGCAAGTTCAAGCCCTCGTTGTACCTGCTGTCCCTGAAAAAGTAG
- a CDS encoding transposase: MGICNIFLVYYMDKRMRYCKVTERRTKADFALFVDELLREQHPEAKRVTIVLDNRCGGPAKYPRL; the protein is encoded by the coding sequence ATGGGCATCTGCAACATCTTCTTGGTTTATTATATGGATAAAAGGATGCGTTACTGCAAAGTAACAGAGAGAAGAACCAAAGCTGATTTTGCTCTTTTCGTGGATGAACTTCTTCGGGAGCAGCATCCTGAAGCTAAAAGGGTAACCATCGTGCTGGACAACCGCTGCGGCGGACCGGCTAAATATCCACGGTTATGA